AACGAATTGTTCATCCACTCTCTAGCAGCTTTCTGCTTACTTCTCTTTCTTAGGTGCAAGCATTAATGACATGCTGCGTCCGTCCATTTTCGCTTTTTGCTCAACAGTTGCTACGTCTTCTGTTTCTTGAGCCAAACGATCTAAGACTTCCTGACCAATTTCTTTATGGGTAATGGCACGGCCCTTAAAACGAATAGAAGCTTTTACTTTATCGCCTTTTTCCAGGAATTTACGTGCATTACGCAGTTTCGTATTGAAATCATTCTCATCGATCGCTGGACTTAAACGGATTTCTTTTACATTGATCACTTTTTGTTTTTTACGAGCTTCACGTTCTTTTTTCTGTTGTTCGAAACGATACTTTCCGTAGTCCATGATTCGCGCAACTGGTGGTTTTGCTTTCGGTGCTACCAAAACTACATCTAGGTTTGCTTGTTCAGCTACCTTCAACGCTTCTGCTTTTGTTTTGACGCCAAGTTGATCTCCATTTTGATCGATCAAACGCAACTCACGTGCACGAATGCCGTCGTTAACCATCATATCCTTTGCTATGGTCATTCACCTCCAAATTTTTTGCGAGAAAGAAAGTTCAACAAAATTTTTTCATAAAAAAACGAGTTCTTTTATAAGAACCCGCACGTACTTTTGCACTAAGACACATCTATCCCTTAGTGTAAAAAACTATTCTGCCCAGTCACATTTGTCACTAAGGCGAGAAGCGGGTGCTTCTACTTCCATTTCTCAACTTTTATATTATAGCACGTATATTGCCTTTCGTCAATCTCTTTTTAATTATTTTCGCTTAACCTCTAGCTACTTTCATAGAACTGATTTGTATAAAGTAACTAAATAAAAAGAGGGCTTATTGTAGCTTTTAACGATTCCTTCTTTTATCAAATATGATAAATTAAAAAATACAAATATTTTAAATTGTCTGATAATTCAGTCCGTTTCATTTGTATATCAAAGGGGGCAAAAAATGAAAATAAAAAAGTTATTTATGTTAGGGATTGTTTCTACTTCATTATTATTCACAGGCTGTTATGATCAAAGTGCAAGTCAAGATACTTCAGAAAACAATTCTAGCCAAAAACTTGAATTAAGTTCTGCTGCGGCTATTTCTACAATGGAGCCCAGCCAAGCAGGAGACACTACATCTACTTTAGCCATGAGCCAAGTCTTTGAAGGACTCTATATTTTAGGGCCAGATGATGAGTTACAACTCGGCGTAGCTGAAGAAGAACCCGAAATTAGCGAAGACGAAACAGTCTATACATTTACTTTAAGAGAGGATGCCGAATGGTCAAACGGCGCCCCCGTTACAGCAGATGATTTTGTCTTTGCTTTTCAAAAAATTGTCGATCCGCAGTATGCGGCGCCAAATGCCGATGTCCTTTTCGATGTTATCGAAAATGCCCGCCAAATCAACTTAGAAGATGGTGATATTGATACTTTAGGGGTCAAAGCTATCGATGATAAAACACTAGAGTTTACTTTGGAACGTCCTGTACCATATTTTAAGTCCTTACTCGCTTATCCGGTATTGTATCCTCAAAATAAAGAATATGTAGAAGAACAAGGAGAACAATACGCTACTGATTCAGAACACTTAATTTATAACGGACCATTTAAGTTAACTAATTGGAGTTCTACTAATGATAACTGGGGTTACGAAAAAAATGATACCTATTGGGACAAAGATGCAGTTAAACTAGAAGAAGCAGGAGTTACGGTCGTAAAGACACCTTCAACAGCGCTTAATCTATATACTACAGGAGACTTAGATGTCATCGATAAACTAAGTAGCGAATATATCCCTTCTTATAAAGATGATCCGTCATTTGAACCCGTTGAACAATTTACAACTTTCTTTTTAAAGATGAACAGTGAACGTGACGGTAAAAAGAACGCATTAGATAATGAAAATATTCGTAAAGGAATTGCTCAAGCGTTCAATAAAGAAGACTTTGTGGAAAAAATATTACAAGATGAGTCCAGTCCTACAGATCACTTAATACCAAAAGGACAAACACAATCTCCTGATGGTAAGAAAGATTTCACAGAAGTGGCAGATGAAAGAAATGATTACTTGAGCTATGATCCTCAAAAAGCTAAAGAAGCTTGGGAAAAAGGAAAAGAAGAATTAGGCGTTGAAGAAGTGCAACTTGACTTTCTAACCGATGATACAGAAGAAGCAAAGAAAAATGCGGAGTTCTTCCAATATGAATTACAAGAGAACTTGCCTGGTTTAGAAATCAATGTTGAACAAGTTCCCTTTACTGTCCGTGTAGATCGTGACCAAAACAAAGATTATGATTTAGAATTAGCTGGTTGGGGAACGGATTACCGCGATCCTTTAACTGTGATGCGTATCTTTATGTCTAGTAGCGATTTAGGTGGTGTTACTTACAGTAACGAAGAATATGACAAGTTAATTCAAGCTACAAGGACAGAACACGCTGGTGATGTACAAGCACGTTTTGATGACTTTGTTGAAGCGCAAGATATTTTAATTAACCAAGATACAATCATTGCTCCAATTTATAACAGAAGTTTATCCACTCTAGTTGAGCCAAGTGTCAAAGATTTACACTGGCACGCATACGGGCCAAGTTATAGTCTAAAATGGGCTTATAAAGAATAGATTACTACAAAAAAGAGGGTGGTGCCCTCTTTTTTGTAGACACTTATTCTAGTTCATTTTCTTGATAGAATTTTAAAGCTAATTGCAGTGATAACGCAATATTGGGGTCTGTAATATCAACTCCCAAAATAACTTCAATGCGTTCTATGCGGTAGATTAAGGTATTCCGATGAATATAAAGTTTTCTTGCAGTAGCAGCAATATTTTGATGATTCGCTAGATAGCTTGCTAAGGTTTGCAGCAAATTTAAATGATTCTTTTGATCATAACGAACAAGTTTGTGTAGGTAATGAGCAGAAAACTCAGCGGCAGCTTGAGTAGAAATTTGTTCCGATAAAAATGTATCTAAATAAAATTCGTTTAAAAAGTGGATGCCTGTTTGTTTTGCAGCCACTGTGTTTAACATATTCGTTGCTTCAGAGTAGCTTTTAGCAACAGACAAAACAGGTTGGCTGGAACCAACCACAATTGAAAAATGTAAAGTTTGGTTAATTTGCTGCTGTAAATATTTTAACAACTGTTTTAGTATTTTATTTTGTTCCTTCTGAACAGCTGCTTTTTTCGTTTCTTTTGCGTTACCTAATAAACCAATCAACTGATTTCCTTGTTTAAACACATTCGAATCCAAGAAATTATTCTGGATGTAACGATGTAAGGCTGATAGCAACATCTGCATAGCCTGTTCCTCATATTTACGTTGCTCAAAAAGTGTTTTATCTGTAATTCTAGGAAAATACACAGAGATAATATAAACGGAATATTTTAAATCTACATTAATATCTATATTAAAAGTTCTTAATGTTTCTACGTCGGTTATTTTTCCCGCAAATAAATGCGCAAAAAAATCGCGATAGACTTGGTTATTTACTCTCTCCTTTTCCGTTTGATGAGCAACTTCTAAAGCAATCGACATAGTGCAGCTTTCTAAAGCAATGTAATCCGTATTGACTAGCGATCGATTCTTTAAATAAATAACAATGTAACCGTAGTTAATTTGGTTAAAAAAGATTGGCATAATACAGCACAAAACTTCCTGTCCTCTTTTATATAATTTGCGGTAAAAAGGATGTTGTAACTGCTCTACGTTTTTAGGTAAGTTTTGTAAACCCTGTTTAGGAAAATGATATGCCTTCCCTTGTTTGATTAAGGTAGCACGTAATTCATTTTCAAAACCTGCTAAAGACAAAACTTCCCAATTAGAAGTTGTAACAAGTACGGGATTTTCCACAATGGTTTTGAGTTTCTTAGCAATATATTCAATACCGCCATTGTTCAAAGAAGATTCAAAAAATTGTGAATAAATATCTAAAGTAAATTGTTGTTCACTTGCTAAGTCAGTAGATAATTGATTCATTACCGTTTTTAAAATTTTAGAAAAAGCTACTCCGTAAGGAACTTCAATTAAAGGAATGGCTAATTGTCGACTAAGATCAATCAGTTCATTAGGAATTTCACTAAAAAATTGACCTGTTTTAATACACACTGCAGCAATATTTAACTCTTGAAAGTGTTGGAAATAATGTTTTTGCTGGGTATAATCTTCATAAAAAAAGTAACCTGTAGTAATAATTAATTCGCCTGCTGTTAGCCAATCGTCTGCCCTAGGGTTATCCAGAATATTTGCACCAGTAATCACACGATTTAATCCTAGATTATCACCAGTCAATACTTTAAAATTATACGCCATCGGTAATTTTAAAAAATCAGCAACATTCATGGTAACCCTTCTTTCTTCAATAATTTGTATAAGTATATATGATTTAATCGTTAGAAACAACTAGCTGTATTAGAAGAACTTATTTTTAAGGAGTGAAAGAATGAAACAGTTAATTCAAAACGTTCGTTTAGAAACAAGTTATCAAACAGAAGATGACGTAGTGACAAAAACTAACACTGAAATAATGGATGTATTAATAGAAAATGGGCTTTTTTCTAAAATTGGTTCTAACTTACAAGAAAAAGCAGATACCATTATAGATGCTAACAAACAGTTGTTATTACCTAGTTTACGCGAAATGCATATTCATATTGACAAAACTTACTTTGGCAATGGTTGGCAAGCCCCTATCCCGGCAAAAAATGGTATCTTCACTCGTTTAGAAGAAGAAAAAACATTATTGCCAGAACAACTAGACGTCGCTGAGAAACGTGCACATGCGATGGTTCAACATTATATTCAACATGGCCATACACATATTCGTACACACGTAAACGTAGACCCACAAATTAAAACAAAACATGTACAATTGGCTAAACGCGTTTTACAAGAATACAAAGACCAAATTACTTATGAAATTGTTGCTTTTCCCCAACATGGATTGCTCCGTAATGGTCCAGAATTTTTAAGTATCTTAGAGGAAACATTAAAATTAGGTGTTACTCACATTGGTGGCGTAGATCCTGCCTCTTTAGACCGCAATATTGGCGAAATTTTAACAACAACTTTTGCTTTAGCCGAAAAATATAATGTTGGCATTGATATGCATTTACACGATCGTGACACGCTGGGAGCTTTTGAAATCCATCGCATCTTAGATGAAATTGAACAAAGAAGTTTCTCTCAGCCAGTCACTCTCAGCCATGCATTTGCTTTAGCAGGTATTAGTGACAATGAATTAGAAGAATTAATGCAACGAATGGCCAAAAATAAGGTAGACGTCACTACCACAGTCGTCATCAGTGATGAAAATCTTACTCTTCCGGTAAAAAAACTATATGATAACGGCGTCGCGGTTTCTTTTGGTCATGATAGTTTAACAGATCACTGGTCTCCTTTTGGTACGGGCGATACGATTCAAAAATTAAATTTATTTATTGAACGTTGCGGTTATATCGACGAATACCAAATCAGTCAATCTTTAAAATATGCTAGTGGTGGTATTACTCCTTTAAATGAACAAGGTAAACAAGTTTGGCCACAAATCGGTGAGCAAGCAAATCTTATCTTAGTAGATGCCGTAAGTAGTGCTCATATGATCGCCCGCCAGTGTCCTATTTCAACCGCGGTTTCAGCTGGTGAAATCATTTATCAAACAGATATTGCATTGAAAGGAGCTTACCGCGGATGAAAATATTAAAAAATGTGCGCTTAGAAACCGGAGAATACCTTGACAATCGACATCGTCTTCAAACAAAAACAGAATTATTCGATTTAAAAATCGATGACAAAAAAATCGTACAACTTACGCCAGCTAAGCAAAGTGCTGAAGAAGTTGGTATTGATATGCAAGGAAAACTATGTCTACCAGCCTTCAAAGACATGCATAATCACTTGGATAAAACTTACCTGTCTTTACCTTGGAAAGCTTGTATACCTAGTAAAAATTTAGCGCACCGCTTAGAATTAGAAGCTAAGGAATTAACGGAACTAGCAGAAACCACTGAGCAGCGAGCTTCTACAATGATCGAAAAATATTTAGACAGTGGCGTCGATCACATTCGTACACATGTTAATATTGATCCTTTCATTGGCTTAAAAAACCTTGAAGGTGTTCAAAAAGCTTTGAAAAAATATGAAAAATATTTAACAGCTGACATCATCGCTTTCCCGCAACATGGTCTACTTACCCATCCTGAAATGCCGGATTTATTACGGAAAGCATTAAACTCAGGAGCCACTATGTTGGGCGCCTTAGACCCAGGAGGAATCGATCAGGATATTGAACGTTCTTTACAAATAACGATGGACATTGCCAAAGAATTCCAAGTAGATGTCGATATGCATTTTCATGACCCTGGTCAATTAGGCTATTATACAATGGATAAGTGGTTAGACATGGTTGAAGAACAAGACTTTAAAGGAAAAACAGGCTTTAGTCATGCTTTTGGGTTATGCAATTTGTCAAATAAAGCTTGGGAAAACATTTATCCACGTTTGCAAAAACACAACGTGCAAATTCTTACAACCATTCCTATTAGTATGAAGAAAAAGCTCTTACCTATCGAAGCATTGCAAAGGGCCGATACTTTTATAGGTATAGGTTGTGATGGATTTTATGATTCATGGAGTCCGTATGTGTCGGGGGATGTGGTAGAAAAATTACGTAATTATTGTGATTATACTGGAAAAAGCAATGAAAAAGCTTTAAGACAAAGCTTGAGTTTAATTACAAACAACCTTACACCGCTTGACGAAAACGGACACACACAATGGCCCAAAGTCGATGATAAAGCTAGTTTTGTTTTTATTGACGCTGTATGTAGCGCCCAAGTTGCCGCGCGCCTTCCTAAAAGAAGATTATTAATGCATGAAAGAAATTTCTATTCGCCTGATAAATCCCAGTAAATAAAAAATTCCAAGTGAAACAAGGAGGAAAGCATTCTTCCTGTTTCTCTCGGAATTTTTTAATCTAACTCTTTTTTATTCAGCAACTAAAGCGGCTTTATTAATATAATTATACGGTTGATTGAAATGCGGTAAGAAGAATAGATCTAACCTAGCTAATTCATCCACTGTAACTTGACGTTCAATAGCTAGCGAGAACATATGAATAGCCATCGAAATGTCTGAGGTTGTTGAAGCCATTTGAGCACCCACAACTCGGCGAGACGTTGCTTCATAGACAATACGTAATTTCACATTGTCATTTTCTTTCATAAATTCTGGTTTTTGTGTATCTTCTATATCTGTGTATTTCACGTTCAAATCAAATTTAGCAGCAGATTCTACTGAATAACCAGTGGAAACCATATGGTAGCCAAAAATTGAAATACCATTAGAGCCTTGAACTCCTGGAGATTCAATGGCATTACCTACAATGTTTTCTCCAGCTACCATTCCTGTGCGTAAAGCATTTGAAGCTAAGGCAATATATGTGGTTGCCTGTAAAGCATTGGAGTAAACTGTTGCACAATCACCCACTGCGTAAACGTCCGGATCACTTGTTTGTTGGTGTCGGTCCACTAAGTAAGCTCCATTAGCAAATAATTCTAAATGATCTTTAGCAAGTTGGTTATTTGGCAAAAAGCCAATCGCGTTAATCACCAAGTCAACATCGTATTCACCTTTTTCAGTGACAATTTGCTCAACTTTATCTGTTCCTTTATACTCTTTAACCAATTCACCGTAATGTAATTCAATTCCGTGGTTAGCCAAGTTTTTATCCATATCATCTGTAAACCATGCATCATAGTAACTTGGTAAACAACGATCCAACGCATCAAATAATAATACATTTTTGCCTCGTCGTTTAGCAGCCTCTGCCATTTCTACACCAATGTATCCAGCACCAATAACCGCGATATTTTCCATATCTTTCCGCTCAAATAATTGGTCAATTTTTTGTCCTTCTTCATAATGTTTCATAAAAGTAATGTTTTCTAATTCACGACCAGGTACCTTAGGAGAAATAGGAATGGAGCCTGTAGCTAACACTAATTTATCATAACTTTCTTCCACTTCTTCTCCCTGTTGCGTTACTGCATGTACAACTTTTTGCTCAAAATCAATCGTGTTAACAATTGTTTGTGTACGTACCTTTGCGCCTTTTGCTTCAAAATCTTCGCGATTTGTATAAAATAAACCGTCTACGCTGTCAATTTGTTGTCCTACCCACAATGCAGTACCACAACTTAAGTAACTAAAATTCTCATTACGTTCGATCATTACGACTTCTTGTTCCGAGTTATCTAAGATGGCGTTTGCTGCAGCTAAACCGGCATGGTTTGTTCCTATAATTACTGTTTTTGTCATCTGACTTTCCTCCCTTATTTTACAAACATACTATAACAAGATTGTGAACATCAGAACTATCAAAAATTTTTGCACAACCTAAAAAGTTGCAAGAAATTTCACATGAATGACTTGATAAAGGGAATTCATTTACAAAAACAAAAGAATTAAAAAATATTTTGTGAAAAAATACCCCTTCAAAAAATTTTCTTCACAAAGGGAAAAAGCCCTTAATGGCGTATTTCTTTTAATTTTTTATCGATTATTGCAAGAACTTCTTGAGCCGCTTGTGGACTTTCTACAAAGTTCGATCGATCGCCATCTATCTGAATTTTAGGACTATGATTATAATTAGCAAACCAAGTATCGTAGCGTTTGTTTAGTTCTTGGTAATATTCATACAAAGTAGGGTCATAATCTAACTGTTCGTAAGGTCTTCCACGTTTTTGAATACGTTTGAGCATTGTAGTAAATGAAACTTTAATATGGACTAACAAATCTGGATGCTTTTTATGAGCTGCGTGGGGTAATTCTTCCATCATATTATTTAATAATTCATCATAAACACGAACCTCAATATCATTAGCTCTACCCAAGTCAGCATTTAAATGGAATAAGAGTGAATCTTCATAAATGGAACGATCTAATACATTGTTATCTTCTTGCATAGCTTTCTTTATCTTAGCAAAACGTTTATTTAAAAAATAGATTTGTAACAAAAAAGCATATTGCTCTGGGTCTTGATAGAATAAGGGCAATACCTCATTTTCTTCTACAGATTCATAAAAAGCTTGGCTTCCTAAATGATTGGCTAATAACGCTGTCAAGCTAGATTTACCTGCACCAATTGTCCCTGCTAACACAATCACACTCATAACATTCCTTCTATTTTTACGTAATTATCGTAGTTCTCCTTGATCACTCACCTTAACTTGCAAAGTCTTGTAAGGTCAAGCATTCACACTTTCATTAGGAGCTAAAAACCTTAAGATTTAACTTTTTTTCTTATAAAATGTTTGGAATACTTAACGAGTGAACATTTATTTAGTAGAATATCTAAAGGATAAAAAATGAAAACAGAAAGAGGTTTCGTATGTTAGGGCAAGGAAATGGTCGTTCAAATGGAAAAATAATTTTAATTGGTGAACATTCAGCAGTTTATGATAAACCAGCAATTGTCCTCCCTTTTAGTGATACGCAAATTTATGTTAATGTGCGACAAGCTTCCAAAAATTCTTTAACATCACGGTATTATATAGGGTACTTAACAGATGTTCCCAATGAGATGCAAGGTATCAAACAATTAACTTATAAATTACAAGCTTATTTACATACACCTAATTTTCACCTAGATATTAACAGCACCGTTCCTGTTGCACGAGGGATGGGCTCAAGTGCCGCTGTTGCTATTGCGATTACTCGTGCTTTTTTTTCTTGGAAAGAAGAATACCTCGACCAACAAACTTTACTATTTTTTGCTAATTACGCTGAAAAGATCGCTCACGGGAACCCAAGTGGCATGGACGCTGCAGCTGCTAGTAGCAAAGAACCTATTTTTTTTGAGCATAAACAATTCACTACTTTTCCAATGAATATTGACGCCTACTTGCTTGTAGCTGATACTGGTGTTTTGGGACAAACGCGGGCTGCTGTTAAATCTGTCTCACAACGTTTACAAACTTTTCATAAAGAAACCAGTGCTATAATTCAAGACTTGGGGCTGTTAACTGAGCAAGCCAAAGAAGCAATTATCGCTAACCAGCCAGAATCCTTAGGAGAAGTTATGAATCAAGCACAAACAAATTTAAAAACATTAACTGTTAGTAACCAGTTATTGGATGATTTTATCCAATTTTCTTTAGATAATGGCGCGTTAGGAGCAAAACTAACCGGCGGAGGTCGTGGAGGTTGCTTTTTGGCGCTAGCTAAGACTAAAATACAAGCCGAACAATTAGCCCAAAAACTAGAAGAACGCGGCATAAAAGAAACCTGGATACAAGGATTAGGAGTTTATCAATATGCATAATGGAAAGGCTCGTGCTTTTACTAATATTGCTTTAATTAAGTATTGGGGCAAAAAAGACCAACAATTAATTTTACCAATGAATAGCAGTTTATCTTTAACTTTAGATGCTTTCTATACTGAAACAAGCGTTTCATTTTCTAAAAATTATACAGAAGATCTCTTTTATCTAGATGGTCGCCTACAAGGTGAAAAAAATACGCAAAAAGTAGCTCGCCTTTTAAATCTAGCGCGTAAGCAAGCTGGCATTAACGAACATGCTGTTGTCTACAGTCAAAACTTTGTTCCTACAGCAGCTGGTCTCGCTTCTTCTTCTAGTGGCTTGGCAGCTTTAGCAGGCGCTTGTAATGATGCTTTAGAGCTTAATCTTTCTTCTACAGAATTATCACGCTTCGCCCGAAAAGGTTCGGGTTCTGCTTGCCGTAGTATATACGGAGGATTTGCTGAATGGCAAAAGGGAGATTCTGATCAAACTTCTTATGCTCTGCCTGTGGAATCCAATCATTGGGAAGACGATTTGGCAATGATTTTTGTTATAGTGAATGATAAAGCTAAAAAGATTTCCAGTAGAAATGGAATGCAACAAACAGTCGAGACTTCGCTTTATTATAATGATTGGTTAAAAGCTGCTGAAACTGACATAAAAACAGCCAAAAAAGCTATTGCTAACCAAGACTTTCATGCGTTAGGTGAAGTTATTGAAGCAAATTGTTTAAAAATGCATGCAACGACTTTAGCTTCCACCCCTCCATTTTCTTATTGGACGCCCGATAGTTTAAAGGCAATGAATAAAGTTTATGAAATGCGGCAAGCAGGACAAAATTGTTACTTTACTATGGACGCAGGGCCTAACGTCAAAGTTCTTTGTCCTAAAAA
This region of Tetragenococcus osmophilus genomic DNA includes:
- the infC gene encoding translation initiation factor IF-3, with the translated sequence MTIAKDMMVNDGIRARELRLIDQNGDQLGVKTKAEALKVAEQANLDVVLVAPKAKPPVARIMDYGKYRFEQQKKEREARKKQKVINVKEIRLSPAIDENDFNTKLRNARKFLEKGDKVKASIRFKGRAITHKEIGQEVLDRLAQETEDVATVEQKAKMDGRSMSLMLAPKKEK
- a CDS encoding peptide ABC transporter substrate-binding protein — its product is MKKLFMLGIVSTSLLFTGCYDQSASQDTSENNSSQKLELSSAAAISTMEPSQAGDTTSTLAMSQVFEGLYILGPDDELQLGVAEEEPEISEDETVYTFTLREDAEWSNGAPVTADDFVFAFQKIVDPQYAAPNADVLFDVIENARQINLEDGDIDTLGVKAIDDKTLEFTLERPVPYFKSLLAYPVLYPQNKEYVEEQGEQYATDSEHLIYNGPFKLTNWSSTNDNWGYEKNDTYWDKDAVKLEEAGVTVVKTPSTALNLYTTGDLDVIDKLSSEYIPSYKDDPSFEPVEQFTTFFLKMNSERDGKKNALDNENIRKGIAQAFNKEDFVEKILQDESSPTDHLIPKGQTQSPDGKKDFTEVADERNDYLSYDPQKAKEAWEKGKEELGVEEVQLDFLTDDTEEAKKNAEFFQYELQENLPGLEINVEQVPFTVRVDRDQNKDYDLELAGWGTDYRDPLTVMRIFMSSSDLGGVTYSNEEYDKLIQATRTEHAGDVQARFDDFVEAQDILINQDTIIAPIYNRSLSTLVEPSVKDLHWHAYGPSYSLKWAYKE
- a CDS encoding PucR family transcriptional regulator, which codes for MNVADFLKLPMAYNFKVLTGDNLGLNRVITGANILDNPRADDWLTAGELIITTGYFFYEDYTQQKHYFQHFQELNIAAVCIKTGQFFSEIPNELIDLSRQLAIPLIEVPYGVAFSKILKTVMNQLSTDLASEQQFTLDIYSQFFESSLNNGGIEYIAKKLKTIVENPVLVTTSNWEVLSLAGFENELRATLIKQGKAYHFPKQGLQNLPKNVEQLQHPFYRKLYKRGQEVLCCIMPIFFNQINYGYIVIYLKNRSLVNTDYIALESCTMSIALEVAHQTEKERVNNQVYRDFFAHLFAGKITDVETLRTFNIDINVDLKYSVYIISVYFPRITDKTLFEQRKYEEQAMQMLLSALHRYIQNNFLDSNVFKQGNQLIGLLGNAKETKKAAVQKEQNKILKQLLKYLQQQINQTLHFSIVVGSSQPVLSVAKSYSEATNMLNTVAAKQTGIHFLNEFYLDTFLSEQISTQAAAEFSAHYLHKLVRYDQKNHLNLLQTLASYLANHQNIAATARKLYIHRNTLIYRIERIEVILGVDITDPNIALSLQLALKFYQENELE
- a CDS encoding amidohydrolase, with amino-acid sequence MKQLIQNVRLETSYQTEDDVVTKTNTEIMDVLIENGLFSKIGSNLQEKADTIIDANKQLLLPSLREMHIHIDKTYFGNGWQAPIPAKNGIFTRLEEEKTLLPEQLDVAEKRAHAMVQHYIQHGHTHIRTHVNVDPQIKTKHVQLAKRVLQEYKDQITYEIVAFPQHGLLRNGPEFLSILEETLKLGVTHIGGVDPASLDRNIGEILTTTFALAEKYNVGIDMHLHDRDTLGAFEIHRILDEIEQRSFSQPVTLSHAFALAGISDNELEELMQRMAKNKVDVTTTVVISDENLTLPVKKLYDNGVAVSFGHDSLTDHWSPFGTGDTIQKLNLFIERCGYIDEYQISQSLKYASGGITPLNEQGKQVWPQIGEQANLILVDAVSSAHMIARQCPISTAVSAGEIIYQTDIALKGAYRG
- a CDS encoding amidohydrolase; the protein is MKILKNVRLETGEYLDNRHRLQTKTELFDLKIDDKKIVQLTPAKQSAEEVGIDMQGKLCLPAFKDMHNHLDKTYLSLPWKACIPSKNLAHRLELEAKELTELAETTEQRASTMIEKYLDSGVDHIRTHVNIDPFIGLKNLEGVQKALKKYEKYLTADIIAFPQHGLLTHPEMPDLLRKALNSGATMLGALDPGGIDQDIERSLQITMDIAKEFQVDVDMHFHDPGQLGYYTMDKWLDMVEEQDFKGKTGFSHAFGLCNLSNKAWENIYPRLQKHNVQILTTIPISMKKKLLPIEALQRADTFIGIGCDGFYDSWSPYVSGDVVEKLRNYCDYTGKSNEKALRQSLSLITNNLTPLDENGHTQWPKVDDKASFVFIDAVCSAQVAARLPKRRLLMHERNFYSPDKSQ
- the nox gene encoding H2O-forming NADH oxidase, which encodes MTKTVIIGTNHAGLAAANAILDNSEQEVVMIERNENFSYLSCGTALWVGQQIDSVDGLFYTNREDFEAKGAKVRTQTIVNTIDFEQKVVHAVTQQGEEVEESYDKLVLATGSIPISPKVPGRELENITFMKHYEEGQKIDQLFERKDMENIAVIGAGYIGVEMAEAAKRRGKNVLLFDALDRCLPSYYDAWFTDDMDKNLANHGIELHYGELVKEYKGTDKVEQIVTEKGEYDVDLVINAIGFLPNNQLAKDHLELFANGAYLVDRHQQTSDPDVYAVGDCATVYSNALQATTYIALASNALRTGMVAGENIVGNAIESPGVQGSNGISIFGYHMVSTGYSVESAAKFDLNVKYTDIEDTQKPEFMKENDNVKLRIVYEATSRRVVGAQMASTTSDISMAIHMFSLAIERQVTVDELARLDLFFLPHFNQPYNYINKAALVAE
- a CDS encoding deoxynucleoside kinase; this encodes MSVIVLAGTIGAGKSSLTALLANHLGSQAFYESVEENEVLPLFYQDPEQYAFLLQIYFLNKRFAKIKKAMQEDNNVLDRSIYEDSLLFHLNADLGRANDIEVRVYDELLNNMMEELPHAAHKKHPDLLVHIKVSFTTMLKRIQKRGRPYEQLDYDPTLYEYYQELNKRYDTWFANYNHSPKIQIDGDRSNFVESPQAAQEVLAIIDKKLKEIRH
- the mvk gene encoding mevalonate kinase; translated protein: MLGQGNGRSNGKIILIGEHSAVYDKPAIVLPFSDTQIYVNVRQASKNSLTSRYYIGYLTDVPNEMQGIKQLTYKLQAYLHTPNFHLDINSTVPVARGMGSSAAVAIAITRAFFSWKEEYLDQQTLLFFANYAEKIAHGNPSGMDAAAASSKEPIFFEHKQFTTFPMNIDAYLLVADTGVLGQTRAAVKSVSQRLQTFHKETSAIIQDLGLLTEQAKEAIIANQPESLGEVMNQAQTNLKTLTVSNQLLDDFIQFSLDNGALGAKLTGGGRGGCFLALAKTKIQAEQLAQKLEERGIKETWIQGLGVYQYA
- the mvaD gene encoding diphosphomevalonate decarboxylase; protein product: MHNGKARAFTNIALIKYWGKKDQQLILPMNSSLSLTLDAFYTETSVSFSKNYTEDLFYLDGRLQGEKNTQKVARLLNLARKQAGINEHAVVYSQNFVPTAAGLASSSSGLAALAGACNDALELNLSSTELSRFARKGSGSACRSIYGGFAEWQKGDSDQTSYALPVESNHWEDDLAMIFVIVNDKAKKISSRNGMQQTVETSLYYNDWLKAAETDIKTAKKAIANQDFHALGEVIEANCLKMHATTLASTPPFSYWTPDSLKAMNKVYEMRQAGQNCYFTMDAGPNVKVLCPKKDSQKIYDELQKEFSEQQLVLAHAGKGIESLETEVAK